A genome region from Cucurbita pepo subsp. pepo cultivar mu-cu-16 chromosome LG02, ASM280686v2, whole genome shotgun sequence includes the following:
- the LOC111788908 gene encoding ATP-dependent zinc metalloprotease FTSH 9, chloroplastic-like translates to MLSVESLSPVIRTKFHLDSNCNLRCWNGLGVFRCKSRVYHQDSNRFLLNLVPFPSVKLYRLAPSKNSDRFNLWGGFAGNFGSRSIRVCANSRDSDSTGGSGEKSEAKPSETQGVNKNTTNSGSSSNPRREKHGKGGGWWWSKGGKWRWQPIVQAQEIGILLLQLGIVIFVMRLLRPGIPLPGSEPRTPTTFVTVPYSDFLSKINSNNVQKVEVDGVHIMFKLKSEPGAQESEIIGGSKLQESDSLIRGVSPTKRVVYTTTRPSDIKTPYDKMLENAVEFGSPDKRSNGFWNSVMIALFYVAVLAGLLHRFPVTFSQHTAGQIRNRKSGGPGGAKVSEQGESITFADVAGVDEAKEELEEIVEFLRNPDRYIRLGARPPRGVLLVGLPGTGKTLLAKAVAGEAEVPFISCSASEFVELYVGMGASRVRDLFARAKKEAPSIIFIDEIDAVAKSRDGKFRIVSNDEREQTLNQLLTEMDGFDSNSAVIVLGATNRSDVLDPALRRPGRFDRVVQVETPDRTGRDAILRVHVTKKELPLADDVNLSDIASMTTGFTGADLANLVNEAALLAGRQNKIVVEKDDFIQAVERSIAVNISSSHTHVXARHEVGHAVVGTAVANLLPGQPRVEKLSILPRSGGALGFTYIPPTNEDRYLLFIDELRGRLVTLLGGRAAEEIAFSGRISTGALDDIRRATDMAYKAVAEYGLNQTIGPVSIATLAGGGIDESGGAVSWGRDQGHLVDLVQREVKALLQSALEIALLVVHANSAVLEGLGAHLEGKEKVEGEELQQWLRMVVAPKELTIFVRGKQESLLPVQSVNSAPAS, encoded by the exons ATGTTATCGGTAGAGTCTTTAAGTCCGGTAATTCGAACCAAGTTTCATCTCGATTCGAATTGTAATCTACGTTGTTGGAATGGATTGGGGGTTTTCCGTTGTAAATCCAGGGTATATCACCAGGATTCAAATCGTTTTCTTCTGAATTTGGTGCCCTTTCCCTCTGTAAAGTTGTATAGATTAGCGCCTTCGAAAAACTCGGATAGATTCAATCTTTGGGGAGGTTTCGCGGGGAATTTCGGGTCGAGGAGTATCAGGGTATGTGCAAATAGTAGAGATAGTGATTCCACAGGTGGTTCAGGGGAGAAGAGTGAAGCTAAACCTAGCGAAACTCAGGGGGTTAATAAGAACACAACGAATTCTGGTTCTTCGTCCAATCCAAGGAGGGAGAAGCACGGAAAAGGAGGGGGTTGGTGGTGGTCTAAAGGCGGAAAATGGCGGTGGCAACCTATAGTTCAGGCCCAAGAGATTGGAATTTTGCTTCTGCAGCTCGgaattgtaatttttgttatgcGATTGCTTCGTCCTGGGATTCCATTACCGGGGTCCGAGCCGAGGACTCCCACGACATTCGTAACCGTACCTTACAGTGACTTCTTAAGCAAAATCAACAGTAATAACGTGCAGAAGGTAGAGGTTGATGGAGTGCATATCATGTTTAAGTTGAAATCTGAACCAGGTGCTCAGGAAAGTGAAATAATCGGTGGAAGCAAGCTGCAGGAATCGGATTCATTGATAAGAGGTGTTAGTCCGACTAAAAGAGTAGTTTATACGACTACCAGGCCCAGTGATATTAAAACTCCGTATGATAAGATGCTTGAAAACGCAGTGGAATTTGGGTCACCAGACAAGCGGTCGAATGGATTCTGGAACTCTGTAATG ATAGCTCTGTTCTATGTTGCTGTGCTTGCTGGCCTTCTCCACCGGTTTCCTGTAACCTTTTCACAG CATACAGCTGGTCAAATTAGGAACCGCAAGTCTGGGGGTCCTGGTGGGGCAAAAGTCTCTGAACAAGGTGAATCAATTACTTTTGCTGATGTGGCTGGTGTTGATGAGGCTAAGGAGGAGCTAGAAGAAATTGTG GAATTTTTAAGGAATCCAGATAGATATATTCGACTTGGTGCTCGGCCTCCTCGTGGTGTTCTTCTG GTGGGTCTACCAGGGACAGGTAAGACTCTTTTAGCCAAGGCTGTCGCTGGGGAAGCTGAAGTACCCTTCATAAGTTGTTCTGCTAGTGAATTTGTGGAACTGTATGTTGGCATGGGTGCCTCTCGCGTGAGAGATCTCTTTGCAAGGGCAAAGAAAGAGGCACCATCAATCATCTTTATTGACGAG ATTGATGCTGTAGCAAAAAGTCGTGATGGTAAATTCCGTATTGTCAGCAATGATGAAAGGGAGCAAACCTTGAATCAGTTGCTTACT GAGATGGATGGGTTTGACAGCAACTCGGCTGTCATTGTTCTAGGTGCTACCAATCGATCAGATGTTCTAGATCCTGCTCTTCGCCGACCTGGAAGATTTGATCGCGTGGTTCAG GTGGAAACACCCGACAGGACTGGAAGGGATGCAATTTTGAGAGTACATGTTACCAAGAAAGAGCTCCCCCTTGCGGATGATGTCAACCTCAGTGATATTGCTTCTATGACCACAGGCTTTACAGG GGCAGATCTTGCAAACCTGGTTAATGAAGCTGCTCTTTTGGCTGGAAGACAGAACAAAATTGTGGTGGAAAAAGATGATTTTATTCAAGCAGTGGAGAGATCTATAGCTGTAAATATTTCTTCCTCTCACACACACG ttttNGCACGACATGAGGTTGGTCATGCAGTTGTAGGCACAGCTGTTGCAAATCTTCTACCTGGACAGCCGCGTGTAGAG AAATTGAGTATACTACCAAGGTCAGGAGGGGCACTTGGGTTTACCTATATTCCTCCAACAAATGAAGATAGATATTTGCTCTTCATTGATGAGTTGCGTGGCCGTTTGGTTACGCTTCTGGGAGGACGTGCAGCAGAAGAAATAGCCTTTTCAGGTCGTATTTCAACTGGAGCACTTGATGATATCAGACGAGCAACCGACATGGCATACAAAGCAGTGGCTGAATATGGTCTGAACCAAACAATAGGCCCTGTGTCCATAGCAACGCTTGCTGGTGGCGGAATCGATGAGTCTGGGGGAGCTGTCTCTTGGGGAAGGGACCAG GGACATCTTGTTGATCTTGTTCAAAGGGAGGTTAAAGCATTGCTACAATCTGCTCTCGAGATTGCGCTTTTAGTCGTGCATGCAAACTCAGCTGTCTTGGAAGGGCTTGGTGCCCATTTAGAAG gcaaagaaaaagtagaaggtGAAGAGCTGCAACAGTGGTTGAGAATGGTTGTTGCACCAAAAGAACTGACAATCTTCGTAAGAGGCAAACAGGAATCTCTTCTCCCCGTACAGTCCGTGAACTCGGCCCCAGCTTCGTAG